The Penicillium digitatum chromosome 6, complete sequence genome contains the following window.
ATATTACCAAACGCGGTGGTGAACGCTTTTACCCAATTGAACTGCGTGCTTATTCATGACTTTGCAGATACTTCCAAGGGGTTCAAAGACACCAAATTGACCGAGTTATGCATTCGGCTTATCCCCAATTTTCATGGCATACGCCACATGGCCACTCCCGTCTCAACCGTCGATGTAGATTCTGCACCAATATGAGCGTCGATCAATTCCAATTCTATGTCGATGTGCATTAACCCCTCCTAGAGTGCGACAGTGGAACTAATCGTTTCCCGACCATCTCACGTTGTAGCTAGGGGTCAATTTAGTGCGATCATTACTATGCAGGAAATAACCTGCACAATTCAAATTCAAGTTGTTATATTATATTCCAGACCTTTCCTGCTGTGTGACTGAAACCCCCAATTTTCTTTCGACTCGGAGGAGGAAGCTCTGTCCAAGATGCTCCTTCAATCCGCTTCAAGCTTGCTTCATGAACACTGCATTTCGGTCATCGCCACTTCGGTACGcttgcttcttttcttctaGTAAGCCCGTCTCGCTAATTTGCTTCGGTCAGATTCTCCTGGTGGTAGTCGCGCAGGTATACTACCAAGTCTTCATCAACCCTCTTGGTAAATATCCCGGACCAACGCTTGCAGCTACATCACGGATACCGCATGTTTACCATACCCTCAAAGGCGACCTACTTGAATGGATCGGTAGACTCCATGCCAAATATGGCGATGTAGTCCGTGTCGCCCCAGATGAACTGAGCTATGCGGCTGGCGAAGCGTGGAAGGAGATCTATGGTCATGCCACCGCAGGAAAGCCCACTACAGAGAAGGACCCTCGATTCTACGGCCCATCATTTAATGGAGCCCCAGATATTCTTCGGGGAAAAGGACCCGACCACGCCCGCTTTCGCCGCAACTTCTCGCACGCTTTTTCTGATCGGGCGCTCCGAGAACAGCAATCTTTGATCTGTGGGTATGTGGATACGTTGATTGATCACCTCCACCAAACGATCAAGGAGGATCCCAATGCAAAAATCAACATGGTCCGCATGCTCAATCTGACCACATTTGATATCATGGGGGATTTGACCTTCGGGGATCCCTTGGATCTGTTAGCTGGATCTGGAAACCTCAATTGGGTGTCGGCAGTGTTCCTCACTATTAAAACCAATGCCGTGCGCCGACTTGCGCGCTACGTCCCTTGGACCGCTCTGATTGCGCAAATGCTCATTCCAAAGGAACTGAAGCGGCAAAGCCAAGCTCATTTCAAGGCCTCCCAGGAGCGGGTGGAC
Protein-coding sequences here:
- a CDS encoding Cytochrome P450, E-class, group I, whose protein sequence is MLLQSASSLLHEHCISVIATSILLVVVAQVYYQVFINPLGKYPGPTLAATSRIPHVYHTLKGDLLEWIGRLHAKYGDVVRVAPDELSYAAGEAWKEIYGHATAGKPTTEKDPRFYGPSFNGAPDILRGKGPDHARFRRNFSHAFSDRALREQQSLICGYVDTLIDHLHQTIKEDPNAKINMVRMLNLTTFDIMGDLTFGDPLDLLAGSGNLNWVSAVFLTIKTNAVRRLARYVPWTALIAQMLIPKELKRQSQAHFKASQERVDKRIDGNHVLQKPDIWGIVMSQKEELLLSRQEMYANSQVFMVAGTETTATALSGLLYHLLMTPQKMKTIAEEVRGTFEKDSDIEMRSLEHMPYLNACIEEGLRVYPPVPVGLPRIAPDEGLIVCGEHVPGKTVLSVNHWATYHNAKNFRQPNQFIPERWISDEFATDNKAAFQPFSFGPRNCIGKNLAYHEMRLILAKVLYNFDFSLLPESVGWEKQKTFFLWEKNDLMVQLKARE